The Niastella koreensis GR20-10 genome includes a window with the following:
- the ypfJ gene encoding KPN_02809 family neutral zinc metallopeptidase, translating to MKWAGRRESTNVEDRRGFSGGGLAVGGGIVGVIVILLKVFLGGDTSDLNQVLPQGGPAKEMSAEEQKKDDERASFVKVVLADTEDVWGKLFSDAGKTYTDPTLVLFRESVQSACGMAGSATGPFYCPGDQKLYIDLSFFEEMQEHLHAPGDFAMAYVVAHEVGHHIQKLNGTSDKMDRLRRQLSEEEYNKYSVKLELQADFLAGVWAHHAQKMKNILDANDIEEALNAANAIGDDRLQKEAQGRVVPESFTHGTSAQRVYWFKKGFETGDVSQGNTFNDPSLN from the coding sequence ATGAAATGGGCTGGACGGCGCGAAAGCACCAATGTTGAAGACCGCAGAGGATTTTCCGGCGGTGGACTCGCAGTTGGCGGCGGCATTGTTGGCGTAATTGTTATTTTATTGAAAGTGTTCCTGGGTGGAGATACCTCCGACCTGAACCAGGTATTGCCACAGGGCGGACCTGCCAAAGAAATGAGCGCTGAAGAACAAAAGAAGGACGATGAACGCGCCAGCTTTGTAAAAGTGGTGTTAGCCGATACCGAAGATGTATGGGGTAAGCTGTTTTCAGATGCGGGTAAAACCTATACCGATCCCACCCTGGTACTTTTTAGAGAATCTGTGCAAAGCGCCTGCGGTATGGCCGGCTCAGCCACCGGGCCCTTTTATTGCCCAGGCGACCAGAAGCTCTATATCGACCTGTCGTTTTTTGAAGAAATGCAGGAGCATTTACATGCCCCCGGCGATTTTGCCATGGCATATGTGGTTGCCCATGAAGTAGGACATCATATTCAAAAGCTGAATGGCACCAGTGATAAAATGGACCGCCTGCGTCGGCAATTGAGCGAAGAAGAATACAATAAATACTCCGTAAAGCTGGAATTACAGGCCGATTTCCTGGCCGGTGTTTGGGCCCATCACGCCCAAAAAATGAAGAACATCCTGGACGCAAATGACATCGAAGAGGCGCTGAATGCCGCCAATGCTATTGGCGACGACCGGTTGCAGAAAGAAGCCCAGGGCCGGGTAGTTCCTGAATCATTTACCCACGGTACTTCAGCACAACGTGTGTACTGGTTTAAAAAAGGATTTGAAACCGGCGATGTAAGTCAGGGTAACACCTTTAATGATCCATCATTAAATTAA
- a CDS encoding response regulator translates to MKHALWIILVALFIGGCLPACLAKDGPLTAVTAHQGVLDLRSANLQEYSAPLIGEWQFYWLRLLQPGDTASASPDYVNYPSLWNKIKLRGHYLPVEGYATYSLTVLLPKRRPHLAMLMTDVYCSYRLFINDSLLSANGKPDTSRETAVPFWCTKAVNLPDNTDTLHLLLQVANFWHTKGGTYKTLYIGENNKLTLNLQRDRAYDILLAGCLFMGGLFFFGFYAFGSRDKAILYFSLFCIVYSYRMVGTSQYVLHAVFPNLSWFLTIRLEYLSLTLGVALFSRYFQSVYPKDANRFIVNAVVYICLLYSLVILATPPRIFTQGIMPFLGVMFFYIAFALFICVRAVKFKRVGAAFALMSCGVMLLVFLIINLNYFQVIGTEKWIVFIGYVLFFFLQSLVLSHRFAYTLRKAADEAQQGLKTKTEFLSTMSHEIRTPLNVVIGMAHLMLRSTPRRDQEKNLNVLLFSANNLLSIVNDILDYNKIEAGKINFEMVPMDITSIAQHITGGLSSKAVEKNITLDTIIDSRITHKVIGDPTRTSQVIYNLVHNAIKFTEQGSVQLSIQAEKITGDKITLTIKVTDTGIGIEPDKQQLIFDRFTQADSSTSRSYGGTGLGLAITKRILELQGVVLNLRSEPGKGSAFYFSQNFDLSNEPVNTEGQYKKDHISDKQLQGEHILVVEDNPFNIMVAQSLLERSGAIVEVATNGEEALEKIQPGKYDLVLMDLNMPVMDGFEATRHLRARGITLPVIALTASLPAEVEKDVQSAGLTDIVVKPFNPDELFRVLLKHLR, encoded by the coding sequence ATGAAACACGCACTATGGATCATTCTTGTTGCCCTTTTTATAGGGGGCTGTTTGCCTGCCTGCCTGGCAAAGGATGGACCATTGACCGCTGTAACAGCTCATCAGGGTGTTTTAGATCTTCGATCAGCAAACCTGCAGGAATATTCAGCTCCTTTAATTGGTGAATGGCAATTTTACTGGCTCCGGTTATTGCAACCAGGCGATACTGCTTCCGCTTCGCCGGACTATGTTAACTACCCTTCTCTTTGGAACAAGATAAAACTACGCGGACATTATTTGCCTGTTGAAGGATATGCTACCTATTCGCTTACGGTGCTGCTTCCCAAAAGGCGGCCGCACCTGGCCATGTTGATGACCGATGTATACTGTTCGTACCGGTTATTTATAAATGATTCTTTACTGTCCGCTAATGGGAAGCCTGATACCTCCCGTGAAACAGCTGTTCCTTTCTGGTGCACAAAAGCCGTTAACCTGCCCGACAATACTGATACCCTGCATTTGTTGTTACAGGTAGCCAACTTCTGGCATACCAAGGGTGGTACTTACAAAACGTTATATATCGGCGAAAACAACAAGCTCACTTTAAACCTTCAACGCGATAGGGCTTATGATATCCTGCTGGCAGGCTGTTTGTTTATGGGTGGGTTGTTCTTTTTTGGTTTTTATGCCTTTGGCAGCCGTGATAAAGCCATCCTTTATTTCTCGTTGTTCTGTATCGTTTACAGTTACCGCATGGTAGGTACCAGCCAGTATGTATTACATGCCGTATTTCCCAACCTCAGCTGGTTTTTAACTATCCGGTTGGAATATTTAAGTCTTACCCTGGGCGTTGCTCTGTTCTCCCGATATTTTCAAAGCGTGTATCCTAAAGATGCCAACCGGTTTATCGTGAATGCGGTTGTTTACATCTGCCTGCTTTATAGCCTGGTGATCCTGGCAACGCCACCCCGGATATTTACCCAGGGAATAATGCCGTTTCTGGGCGTGATGTTCTTCTATATCGCCTTTGCCTTATTCATTTGTGTAAGGGCGGTTAAATTCAAACGGGTGGGGGCTGCATTCGCTCTAATGAGTTGCGGGGTTATGCTGCTGGTGTTTTTAATCATCAACCTGAATTACTTCCAGGTAATAGGAACAGAAAAGTGGATCGTTTTCATAGGTTATGTACTCTTCTTCTTTTTACAATCACTGGTGTTATCGCACCGGTTTGCCTATACCCTGCGCAAAGCCGCCGATGAAGCTCAACAGGGGTTAAAAACCAAAACAGAGTTTCTTTCTACCATGTCGCATGAAATACGTACCCCGTTAAACGTGGTTATAGGTATGGCGCACCTGATGCTGCGGAGCACTCCGCGCCGCGACCAGGAAAAGAACCTGAATGTATTGCTGTTCTCGGCCAATAACCTGCTTTCTATCGTTAACGACATCCTGGATTATAACAAGATCGAGGCCGGAAAAATCAATTTTGAAATGGTGCCGATGGACATTACCTCCATCGCTCAGCATATCACTGGTGGGTTAAGCAGCAAAGCCGTTGAAAAAAACATTACATTAGATACCATCATCGACAGCCGCATTACCCATAAAGTAATCGGCGATCCTACCCGCACTTCACAGGTAATTTATAACCTGGTGCATAATGCCATCAAGTTCACCGAACAGGGATCGGTACAATTATCGATACAGGCAGAGAAGATCACCGGCGATAAAATAACCCTAACTATAAAAGTGACCGATACGGGTATTGGAATTGAACCTGACAAACAGCAATTGATCTTCGATCGTTTTACGCAGGCCGACTCCTCTACTTCGCGTAGTTATGGTGGAACCGGGCTGGGCCTCGCTATCACAAAGCGAATACTGGAACTGCAGGGCGTGGTGTTGAATTTACGAAGTGAACCGGGAAAAGGATCGGCGTTTTATTTCTCCCAGAATTTTGACCTTAGTAATGAACCGGTAAATACCGAAGGGCAGTACAAAAAAGACCACATTTCAGATAAACAATTGCAGGGTGAACACATTTTGGTAGTGGAAGACAATCCCTTTAATATTATGGTGGCACAATCGTTGCTTGAACGCAGCGGGGCTATAGTAGAAGTAGCAACCAATGGGGAAGAAGCACTTGAAAAAATTCAACCGGGAAAATACGATCTGGTTTTAATGGATCTGAATATGCCTGTTATGGATGGGTTTGAAGCTACCCGCCACTTGCGTGCCCGTGGCATTACATTGCCAGTGATTGCACTCACCGCCAGCCTGCCGGCCGAGGTGGAAAAAGATGTGCAAAGCGCAGGCCTTACCGATATAGTAGTGAAACCATTCAATCCCGATGAATTATTCCGGGTTCTGCTCAAACATCTGAGGTAA
- a CDS encoding OmpA/MotB family protein, with amino-acid sequence MNCKQVLFTGLSSLLLFSCVSSKKYKGEIAKYNELSGNYTKLQGDLKGCEDAKAEYARNKTSLENEIDNLKKQNEFLKQNNTQALKQLQDLSVISSSQAESIKKSLENIGAKDAYIQDLQASMARKDSLNMALVMNLKGAIGNLADEDINIKVDKGVVYIDISDKLLFNSGSYVITTQATEVLGKVAKVLQAQPDIEFMVEGHTDNVKFAKGVLLDNWDLSVHRATAVVRILQNKYGLNPAHIAAAGRGEYLPVAPNDTPAGRAANRRTRIVILPQLDQFFKLLEPKK; translated from the coding sequence ATGAATTGTAAACAGGTGTTATTTACAGGACTGTCTTCTCTGTTACTTTTTTCATGTGTAAGCTCAAAAAAATATAAAGGTGAGATAGCAAAATATAATGAGCTGAGCGGTAACTATACCAAATTGCAGGGTGATCTTAAAGGTTGCGAAGATGCAAAAGCTGAATATGCCCGCAATAAAACAAGCCTGGAAAATGAAATCGACAATCTGAAAAAGCAAAATGAATTCCTGAAGCAGAACAATACACAGGCATTGAAACAGCTGCAGGACCTTTCAGTTATTTCTTCTTCACAAGCCGAAAGTATAAAAAAATCACTGGAGAACATTGGCGCTAAAGACGCCTACATCCAGGATTTGCAAGCTTCTATGGCGCGTAAAGATTCATTGAACATGGCCCTGGTGATGAACCTTAAAGGCGCCATTGGCAACCTGGCCGATGAGGACATCAATATCAAAGTTGATAAAGGTGTGGTATACATCGATATCTCCGACAAACTGCTTTTCAACAGCGGCAGCTACGTAATCACTACACAGGCAACTGAAGTATTAGGTAAAGTAGCCAAGGTATTACAAGCGCAACCCGATATCGAGTTCATGGTAGAAGGCCATACCGATAACGTGAAATTTGCTAAAGGCGTTTTGCTCGACAACTGGGACCTGAGTGTGCACAGGGCTACAGCCGTAGTAAGGATACTGCAAAATAAATATGGTTTAAATCCAGCCCATATTGCTGCCGCCGGTCGCGGGGAATATTTACCTGTAGCACCAAACGATACACCTGCCGGCCGTGCCGCCAACCGCAGAACAAGGATCGTGATTTTACCTCAGCTCGATCAGTTCTTCAAATTGCTTGAGCCCAAGAAATAA
- the recA gene encoding recombinase RecA, producing MAENEKAKALKLTIDKIEKDFGKGSVMMMNEKSTEPMEVISTGSIGLDVALGIGGLPKGRIVEIYGPESSGKTTIAIHVIAEAQKKGGMCAIIDAEHAFDSLYAKKLGVDVDNLLISQPDYGEQALEIADRLILSGALDVVVIDSVAALVPKGELEGEMGDSKMGLQARLMSQALRKLTATINKTNTICIFINQLREKIGVMFGNPETTTGGNALKFYASVRLDIRRSAQIKDGDEAIGNRVKVKVVKNKVAPPFRAAEFDIVFGEGISKMGEIIDMGVELGIVNKSGSWFSYNSDKLGQGRDAVKNLLQDNPELANEIETKIREKVKEMREAS from the coding sequence ATGGCAGAAAACGAAAAAGCAAAAGCGCTCAAGCTAACTATAGATAAAATTGAAAAAGATTTTGGTAAGGGCAGTGTGATGATGATGAACGAAAAGTCAACGGAACCGATGGAGGTAATCTCTACCGGCTCCATTGGTTTGGATGTAGCTCTCGGTATCGGCGGTTTACCAAAAGGCCGTATCGTTGAGATCTACGGACCTGAATCTTCCGGTAAAACCACCATCGCCATCCACGTTATTGCAGAAGCCCAGAAAAAAGGCGGCATGTGCGCCATCATCGATGCGGAACATGCATTTGACAGCCTGTACGCTAAAAAATTGGGTGTTGATGTAGATAACCTGCTTATCTCTCAACCAGACTACGGTGAGCAGGCCCTGGAGATCGCTGACCGCCTTATTTTATCAGGCGCCCTGGATGTAGTGGTAATTGACTCTGTGGCCGCCCTGGTGCCTAAAGGCGAGCTGGAAGGCGAAATGGGTGACAGCAAAATGGGTTTACAAGCCCGTTTGATGTCTCAGGCCCTGCGTAAGCTTACCGCCACCATCAATAAAACAAATACCATTTGCATCTTTATTAACCAGCTGCGTGAAAAGATCGGCGTAATGTTCGGTAACCCCGAAACCACTACCGGTGGTAACGCCCTGAAATTCTACGCATCGGTTCGTTTGGATATCCGCCGTAGCGCACAAATTAAAGACGGTGACGAAGCCATCGGTAACCGGGTTAAAGTAAAAGTGGTAAAAAATAAAGTAGCTCCTCCTTTCCGCGCCGCAGAATTTGACATTGTATTTGGCGAAGGCATTTCAAAAATGGGTGAAATAATCGATATGGGTGTGGAACTGGGTATTGTAAACAAAAGCGGAAGCTGGTTCAGCTATAACTCTGATAAGCTCGGCCAGGGCCGTGACGCGGTTAAAAACTTATTACAGGACAATCCTGAGCTGGCGAACGAAATTGAGACTAAGATCAGAGAAAAGGTTAAAGAAATGCGGGAAGCTTCTTAA
- a CDS encoding T9SS type A sorting domain-containing protein, whose product MKKGVLVYLICLLVHVCTAQEVPPAAPVTIADSTDTSSFITDLTLNIRENSKVVLNWKQPEDTTYTFASIERSSGGREFEVVAVIKQSDIKPDNEWVDDSPARGRSLYRVRFSGKDGFQQAFSKSKEALVAGDISFRFYPNPVDNILIVRSEAVADIQIVDATGKQRMNINNLQGLQTLNVTMLEKGIYFLRINNHTTGLLTQEKLVKN is encoded by the coding sequence ATGAAGAAAGGCGTACTGGTATATTTAATTTGCCTGCTTGTACATGTATGTACAGCGCAGGAAGTTCCACCGGCAGCACCGGTGACCATTGCTGATTCTACAGATACTTCCTCTTTTATCACTGATCTTACATTGAACATTCGCGAAAATTCAAAGGTTGTTTTAAACTGGAAACAGCCGGAAGATACAACGTATACCTTTGCTTCCATAGAAAGAAGCAGTGGTGGCCGTGAGTTTGAGGTGGTGGCCGTTATAAAGCAATCAGACATTAAACCCGACAATGAGTGGGTAGACGATTCACCGGCCCGGGGCCGTAGTTTATACCGGGTACGCTTTTCCGGTAAGGACGGGTTTCAACAGGCGTTCTCAAAATCGAAGGAAGCGCTGGTGGCAGGCGATATCTCTTTTCGCTTTTACCCCAACCCGGTAGATAACATCTTAATTGTACGGTCTGAGGCGGTAGCCGATATTCAAATTGTTGATGCCACAGGCAAGCAACGGATGAATATAAATAACCTGCAGGGGTTACAAACCCTGAATGTAACCATGCTTGAAAAGGGCATTTACTTTCTGCGTATAAACAACCACACCACGGGTTTGCTAACCCAGGAAAAACTGGTGAAGAACTAA
- a CDS encoding methylglyoxal synthase, whose product MLRVRKLNARKRIALVAHDNKKKDLIEWAEFNKTVLARHELFATGTTGKLLENSLDRPVKALLSGPLGGDQQIGALIASGDLDMLIFFWDPMEAQPHDSDVKALLRVAIAWNIIVANDRATADFILTSPLMNEEYMLNIPDYTSYLNRKI is encoded by the coding sequence ATGCTTAGAGTAAGAAAGTTAAATGCCCGTAAACGTATTGCCTTAGTAGCGCACGACAACAAGAAGAAAGACCTGATAGAATGGGCAGAGTTTAATAAGACCGTACTGGCACGGCATGAATTATTTGCCACGGGTACAACCGGCAAGCTGCTCGAGAACAGCCTCGACCGCCCGGTGAAGGCCTTACTTAGCGGGCCTTTGGGCGGCGATCAGCAAATTGGCGCCCTCATAGCCAGCGGCGACCTGGATATGCTGATCTTCTTCTGGGACCCCATGGAAGCACAACCGCATGACAGCGATGTTAAAGCTTTGTTACGGGTAGCCATTGCCTGGAACATAATTGTGGCCAACGACCGTGCTACTGCCGATTTTATTCTCACTTCGCCTCTCATGAATGAGGAGTATATGTTGAACATCCCTGATTATACCTCTTACCTGAACCGGAAAATTTAA
- the uvrB gene encoding excinuclease ABC subunit UvrB produces MAFKLHAPYQPSGDQPEAIRQLVTGLREGEPFQTLLGVTGSGKTFTVANVIQQVQKPTLVLTHNKTLVAQLYGEFKQFFPENAVGYFVSYYDYYQPEAYMPVSDTYIEKDLSINEELDKLRLQATTELLSGRRDIIVVASVSCIYGIGNPAEFENGIIRIHQGQVISRQGFLHALVNSLYMRSTIDFNRGNFRVQGDTVDINLPYVDFGYRITFFGDEIETIETIDIKTNKRIGIVENAAIFPANLYLAPKDMIQQILAEIQDEAAAQVEYFKSVGKFIEAQRLNERTNYDIEMIRELGYCNGVENYSRFFDRRYPGTRPFCLIDYFPKDFLCVIDESHQTVPQVSGMYGGDRSRKLVLVDYGFRLPSALDNRPLNFHEFESMLDQTIFVSATPGDYELEKTGGVVVEQVVRPTGLLDPPIEIRPSVNQIDDLLDEIDKRVTKGDRVLVTTLTKRMAEEMDKYLHRINIKSKYIHSEVDTLERVEILRQLRLGEIDVLVGVNLLREGLDLPEVSLVAILDADKEGFLRNEKSLTQTAGRAARNVDGLVIFYADTMTESMQRTIDETTRRREKQIAHNTLHGITPKTVIKSRDQVFAQTSVLDIKGYDPNNPHAIAPSEDLVTYAAEEQVVYQTIPQMEKAISKTKKEMEKAARDLDFMEAARLRDEMFALQKQLQEMKG; encoded by the coding sequence ATGGCTTTTAAATTACATGCACCATACCAACCATCCGGCGATCAGCCGGAAGCCATTCGCCAGCTTGTAACCGGGCTGCGCGAGGGCGAACCCTTTCAAACCCTGCTGGGGGTAACCGGTTCCGGTAAAACCTTTACCGTCGCCAATGTTATTCAGCAGGTTCAAAAACCTACCCTTGTACTTACCCACAACAAAACCCTGGTGGCCCAGTTGTACGGTGAGTTCAAACAATTCTTTCCCGAGAATGCGGTAGGGTATTTTGTAAGTTATTACGATTACTACCAGCCCGAAGCTTACATGCCTGTAAGCGATACTTATATTGAAAAAGACCTGAGTATCAACGAAGAACTGGATAAACTGCGGCTGCAGGCCACTACCGAACTGCTCAGCGGCCGCCGCGACATTATTGTGGTAGCCTCGGTAAGCTGTATATATGGTATTGGTAACCCTGCTGAGTTTGAGAACGGGATCATCCGCATTCACCAGGGACAGGTAATTTCGCGCCAGGGCTTTTTGCACGCACTGGTAAACAGCCTGTACATGCGCAGTACGATCGACTTTAACCGGGGTAATTTCCGCGTGCAGGGCGATACAGTTGACATTAACCTGCCTTACGTTGACTTCGGCTATCGCATTACTTTCTTTGGCGATGAAATTGAAACCATCGAAACCATTGATATAAAGACCAATAAGCGCATTGGAATAGTGGAGAACGCTGCCATCTTCCCGGCTAACCTGTATTTAGCTCCCAAGGACATGATCCAACAGATCCTGGCCGAAATTCAGGACGAAGCCGCCGCCCAGGTAGAATACTTTAAAAGTGTGGGTAAATTCATTGAGGCCCAACGTCTTAATGAACGGACCAACTATGATATAGAAATGATCCGCGAGCTGGGATATTGTAATGGGGTAGAAAACTATTCCCGGTTCTTTGACCGCCGCTATCCTGGTACCCGGCCGTTCTGTTTGATCGATTACTTTCCCAAAGACTTTTTATGTGTGATCGATGAAAGCCACCAAACCGTTCCACAGGTGAGCGGCATGTATGGGGGCGACAGAAGCCGTAAACTGGTGCTGGTTGATTATGGGTTCCGCCTGCCTTCCGCATTGGATAACCGGCCCCTGAACTTCCATGAGTTTGAGTCCATGCTCGACCAAACCATCTTTGTTTCGGCCACCCCCGGCGATTATGAGCTGGAAAAAACCGGTGGCGTGGTGGTGGAGCAGGTAGTTCGTCCCACAGGTTTATTGGACCCGCCAATTGAAATTCGCCCCAGCGTGAATCAGATTGATGACCTGCTGGATGAAATTGATAAACGCGTTACGAAGGGCGACCGAGTGCTGGTAACCACCCTTACCAAACGCATGGCCGAGGAAATGGACAAGTACCTGCACCGGATTAATATTAAGTCGAAATACATTCACAGTGAGGTGGATACCCTGGAACGGGTAGAGATCTTACGCCAGTTGCGCCTGGGCGAAATTGATGTACTGGTAGGGGTGAACCTGTTAAGGGAGGGCCTCGACCTGCCGGAAGTTTCCCTGGTTGCCATCCTGGATGCTGACAAAGAAGGGTTCCTGCGTAATGAAAAATCACTGACCCAAACAGCAGGCCGTGCAGCCCGTAACGTTGACGGTTTGGTGATCTTTTATGCAGACACCATGACAGAAAGTATGCAGCGCACTATTGATGAAACCACCCGCCGCCGCGAAAAGCAAATAGCCCATAACACGCTACATGGCATTACACCCAAAACAGTAATTAAATCACGCGACCAGGTATTTGCCCAAACATCGGTTTTGGATATTAAAGGATATGATCCCAACAACCCGCATGCAATTGCGCCGAGTGAAGACCTGGTAACCTATGCAGCGGAAGAGCAAGTGGTGTATCAAACCATTCCCCAAATGGAAAAAGCCATTTCCAAAACGAAGAAGGAAATGGAGAAAGCCGCGCGTGACCTGGATTTCATGGAAGCTGCCCGCCTGCGCGATGAAATGTTTGCGCTGCAAAAACAGCTACAGGAAATGAAAGGTTAA